The following proteins come from a genomic window of Nostoc sp. ATCC 53789:
- a CDS encoding DICT sensory domain-containing protein, with amino-acid sequence MNVSLTKDLSVYQLVMGVQVPPKPLSLSPATLLSLVRAQIDLLIEQQIAATLWVKLPPEKIWQSELARYQSSVGASSIIYTCQIDENEKQGAGEDDEAGEEKTSSSFSSTHHVTVHLTPDSQLRRENFLMVLSPQFCSLILAHRPLKKRKSQTSGKVNTNKNQPLLIITTVEGRVIQQVLNGIQKAISSDHLPGSSAPESLPIVPADFICPTMPEAATMSQLFTKQLLRQDEVNRQIITARTTKLQQINQELHNKEQFQDEYLKNLCQELRIPLTHIKTALSLLNSPNLKPTQRQRYLQMLNTQCDQQNSLITGLLELVQLERNLEGMVLESVRLSEIVPGVVSTYQPLAQEKGIMLAYTVPTELPSIWCVSGGLRQIVINLLHNSIKFTPNGGEVWVRARLQGDYVQLEFRDTGIGIAENEISKIFERFYRVRTGSTEDYAGAGLGLTIVQQLLLRCGGSISVKSKLYEGSTFTVQLATVGDAPRAIAIEHE; translated from the coding sequence ATGAATGTTTCTCTGACTAAGGATCTGTCTGTTTATCAACTGGTTATGGGAGTGCAAGTGCCTCCAAAACCATTGTCTCTCAGTCCTGCGACTCTGCTATCACTGGTGAGAGCGCAAATTGACTTACTAATTGAGCAGCAAATTGCAGCCACTTTATGGGTGAAGCTACCACCAGAAAAAATTTGGCAATCAGAATTAGCGCGTTATCAATCCTCAGTAGGTGCGTCTAGTATTATCTATACTTGCCAGATTGACGAGAATGAAAAACAGGGAGCGGGGGAAGATGATGAAGCAGGGGAAGAAAAGACTTCCTCATCTTTCTCATCCACTCATCATGTCACCGTCCACCTGACACCAGATAGCCAACTGCGACGGGAAAACTTTTTGATGGTGTTATCGCCCCAGTTTTGTAGTTTAATTTTGGCTCATCGGCCACTTAAAAAACGCAAGAGTCAGACATCGGGGAAGGTAAATACTAATAAAAATCAGCCATTGCTGATTATCACTACTGTTGAGGGGAGAGTAATTCAGCAAGTATTAAATGGTATCCAAAAAGCGATATCTAGCGACCATCTGCCAGGCAGTTCCGCGCCAGAATCATTGCCAATTGTACCTGCTGATTTTATTTGTCCAACGATGCCGGAAGCGGCAACCATGAGTCAACTGTTTACAAAACAACTCCTGCGACAGGATGAAGTTAATCGCCAAATCATCACTGCTCGCACTACCAAGTTGCAGCAGATAAATCAAGAACTGCACAACAAAGAACAATTTCAAGATGAATATCTGAAAAATCTCTGTCAGGAATTGCGTATACCCCTGACGCATATCAAAACAGCACTTTCGTTATTGAATTCTCCTAATCTCAAACCTACGCAGCGACAACGTTATTTACAGATGTTAAATACCCAGTGCGATCAACAAAATTCTCTAATTACAGGTTTGTTGGAACTGGTGCAACTAGAACGTAATTTGGAGGGGATGGTTTTGGAGTCGGTGCGGCTCTCAGAGATTGTACCTGGGGTAGTGAGTACGTACCAACCTTTAGCCCAAGAAAAAGGGATTATGCTAGCCTACACCGTACCCACTGAACTCCCATCTATTTGGTGTGTGAGTGGTGGGCTGAGGCAGATTGTAATTAATCTGCTGCACAACAGCATTAAATTTACTCCTAATGGGGGTGAAGTATGGGTGCGTGCCCGTCTTCAAGGCGATTATGTCCAATTAGAATTCCGCGATACAGGTATTGGTATTGCCGAAAACGAGATTTCGAAAATATTTGAGCGATTTTATCGTGTGCGTACAGGATCTACAGAAGATTATGCTGGTGCTGGCTTGGGGTTAACAATAGTACAACAATTGCTGCTGCGCTGTGGGGGAT